One genomic region from Vicia villosa cultivar HV-30 ecotype Madison, WI unplaced genomic scaffold, Vvil1.0 ctg.000790F_1_1, whole genome shotgun sequence encodes:
- the LOC131631200 gene encoding uncharacterized protein LOC131631200, with amino-acid sequence MKKKKKRSSQSLSEPVIALRKKKRTCVRSFQQQLQLSFSSTQPEFYLPDDCWEHVFSFIINPVDETEDKNKLYFKSSLSLVSKQFLSITNRLIFSLTIYYPQLCFLPCFFHRFSNLHSLDLWFASSHDLDNNAAIALALRDRPTLKSLSIFGIELKDANYVSSHYVDSFLSLKGLNSLKFRYSKISDDLLYSIAREGLPLKTFVLENCIGYSYHGIYDLLSNCHGIQHLGLQYVDFLNNHHVSRLSLLLPDLVSINLSKCSKLTKSALFTLINNCRSLGEITMESIYTTQGIKISDILKHFDVNPQLKFLHLSSNLLIDDETLILFASIFSNLQFLDLSFCNNITKNGICQVLSRCSKLKHMDLSYIYNLRGVKMNFVVHQLEVLDLSCTNVNDKTLNEISKSCRGLLELLLIMCDYVTEKGVMRVVENYTQLKEIYLMWCRRVNVDVVVSMLSSRPSLHVFSSRHH; translated from the coding sequence atgaagaagaagaagaagagatcttCTCAATCACTATCGGAACCTGTCATTGctttgagaaagaagaagagaacttGTGTCAGATCTTTTCAACAACAACTACAACTATCGTTTTCTTCTACACAACCTGAATTTTACTTACCAGATGATTGCTGGGAGCATGTcttttcattcatcatcaatccaGTCGACGAAACCGAAGACAAAAATAAACTCTACTTCAAATCCTCCCTATCTCTCGTCTCTAAACAATTCCTCTCCATCACCAACCGTCTCATATTCTCTCTCACTATTTATTATCCACAGCTTTGCTTTCTCCCTTGTTTTTTCCATAGATTCTCCAACCTTCATTCTCTTGACCTCTGGTTCGCCTCCTCGCATGATCTCGACAACAATGCAGCCATTGCTTTGGCTCTCCGTGACAGACCAACATTGAAATCATTATCTATTTTCGGAATTGAGCTCAAGGATGCAAACTATGTTTCTTCACATTACGTTGATTCCTTCCTGAGTTTGAAGGGTTTAAATTCTCTTAAGTTTCGGTATTCCAAAATATCCGATGATTTGCTTTACTCTATTGCAAGAGAAGGTCTTCCTTTGAAGACTTTTGTTCTTGAAAATTGTATCGGCTATAGTTATCATGGAATTTATGATTTATTATCCAACTGTCATGGGATACAACATTTGGGTCTTCAATATGTTGATTTTCTAAATAATCATCATGTTTCTAGGTTGTCTTTACTTCTTCCTGATCTAGTATCTATAAACCTTAGTAAATGTTCCAAGCTCACAAAATCAGCTTTGTTTACCCTCATTAACAACTGCCGTTCACTTGGTGAGATCACAATGGAAAGCATATATACTACTCAGGGTATAAAAATTTCTGATATTTTGAAACATTTTGATGTCAACCCTCAATTAAAGTTTCTACATCTGAGTTCTAATTTATTGATAGACGACGAGACCCTTATATTGTTTGCTTCCATTTTTTCCAATTTACAATTTCTTGATTTAAGTTTTTGCAATAACATAACTAAAAACGGTATTTGTCAAGTTTTAAGTAGATGTTCTAAACTTAAACATATGGACTTGTCCTACATTTATAATTTGAGAGGAGTTAAAATGAACTTTGTAGTTCACCAGCTAGAGGTGTTGGACTTATCATGTACAAATGTTAATGATAAAACACTCAATGAAATTTCAAAGAGTTGTCGTGGGCTTTTGGAACTATTATTGATAATGTGTGATTATGTCACAGAAAAAGGAGTGATGCGTGTGGTTGAAAACTACACCCAACTGAAAGAGATTTATTTGATGTGGTGTCGCAGAGTGAATGTTGATGTCGTTGTCTCAATGCTTTCATCAAGGCCATCATTACATGTGTTTTCATCAAGGCATCATTAA
- the LOC131631184 gene encoding plasmodesmata-located protein 3-like → MGILTAKQTLSLLILLNLSSLVFTADNTNVVYKGCSPQKLQQQSSQNLHSLLSSLVSASAQKTFAATTTGDVSGAYQCRGDLSTSDCYLCVSKIPSKISKLCGDVAAVRIQLSGCYLRYEVVGFKQVPMTQFLYKVCGSRKVDDGVGFEAKRDSAFGMVENSVKSGGGGLFYTGSYLSLYVLGQCEGSLGNNDCSDCIKSAEEQAKLECGDSISAQIYLFSCFISYSFYPNGVSGSPSSSGSGGNPHTERTVALAVGGVAGLGFLIVCLMFLKSVLKKRGIKKIPSRSLCIVLVKGIKKGILRMGTESDLWYEWREKCKT, encoded by the exons ATGGGTATCCTCACTGCAAAACAAACTCTCTCATTACTCATTCTTCTCAATCTTTCATCACTCGTTTTCACCGCCGATAACACCAACGTTGTTTACAAAGGTTGTTCCCCGCAAAAACTCCAACAACAATCTTCCCAGAATCTACACTCACTCTTATCCTCTCTCGTATCAGCATCTGCCCAGAAAACATTCGCCGCCACAACCACCGGCGACGTCTCCGGCGCATACCAATGCAGAGGTGACCTTTCTACCTCCGACTGTTATCTCTGCGTCAGCAAGATTCCGAGCAAGATAAGCAAGCTCTGCGGCGACGTCGCGGCGGTTAGAATTCAGCTCAGCGGTTGTTACCTAAGGTACGAGGTTGTCGGGTTTAAGCAAGTTCCTATGACTCAGTTTCTGTACAAGGTTTGTGGTTCGAGGAAAGTGGATGACGGTGTTGGGTTTGAGGCGAAGAGGGACTCTGCATTTGGAATGGTGGAGAATAGTGTGAAGAGTGGTGGTGGGGGTTTGTTCTATACAGGGAGTTATTTGTCTTTGTATGTTTTGGGACAGTGTGAGGGTAGTTTGGGAAATAATGATTGTAGTGATTGTATTAAGAGTGCTGAAGAACAAGCTAAATTGGAGTGTGGCGATTCAATTTCTGCTCAGATTTATCTCTTTAGCTGCTTTATCAGTTATAGCTTTTACCCTAATGGAGTTTCGGGTTCTCCTTCGTCTTCAG GATCAGGAGGGAATCCACACACAGAAAGGACAGTGGCTCTTGCAGTTGGAGGAGTTGCAGGTCTTGGAttcttgattgtttgtttgaTGTTTCTAAAGTCAGTATTGAAGAAAAGAG GTATAAAGAAAATACCTTCAAGGAGCCTTTGTATTGTTCTGGTCAAAGGAATTAAAAAGGGAATTCTTAGGATGGGTACTGAATCTGATTTGTGGTATGAATGGAGAGAAAAGTGTAAGACATAA